From the genome of Glycine soja cultivar W05 chromosome 14, ASM419377v2, whole genome shotgun sequence:
TGGGCCTACTTCTTACTATATGCCCCTCCTGTTGATTGACTTCTGACTGCACCCCTGAATTGCTATCATTTTGgcacaaaggagaagatgagccAGCTCATGAGTGGTTGAAGCAGATCAGGGATGAATTGAAACTGTGAGCAATGCATGTTGTATGTTGTATAGTATATATGTAATGGAACACGTAGCTTTTTGCATGGTCGCAAGACACTGTGGATGTGTTGATCGAGCCTTGAATAGTGGGTCAATCAATATGTTTTCCTCCTCTCTTAAGGGAAAAGATAAACACTCTTTTGTGGGCTTTTACTTTTAGATCTCTATATTAAGAGATATTTTACTGGACAATTGATATTGCTGAGATATTCCCATGTTTGTCTATTGAAAATATTGGATATTTGGATGTATCGAAATTGTTGCCTAAGAGAGTCAAtcagaagaaacaaaataaagctAATTTTTCTTGCCTAAGATCTTATCTAGAGtagatattaattttgttgGAAGGAAATGAAAAGGAGGAAGTGGAAggaattttatgaaattttgtaattaggTTTAGTTTTTAAAAGGAGAGGAGAAAGAAATACAAGGGAGGGAGtgggaaaaaatattattaattttattgttctgTTTTAATATTGGAAAACTTCATAAcatagaaaaattaatattcaaaacattttaatagtataaaggaaaaatatattttgacacACAAATGTTAATAAACACCTAATATGAGAGAGATAGATATAGGTATGATAGATAATATAATGTGatagaaagaaatataaaaagaaatgaaaattattgataatgtatgaaatattaaaatatcaaaacatcAATAATACTCTGGATTATAACtcattattatttaagttttaaaatttaaaattataaaaataagaaaatatataattttttaaaatttctttcctttccttattaactaaataaagtatttaattaaaatcttcTTTCTCTCCTCTGTTGAAATCACTCACATTCCCTCCTCTCTATTCAAGGAGTCTCCAGAAGCCattgttttacttttatttctttttaatataaattagtaaCCATCTATATAAAACCTCATGAGTGATTGAATCTAATGAGTTTGGCACAAAGGAAAAGATGAGCCAGCTCATGAGTGGTTGAAACACATCAGGGATGAATTGAAGATGTGAGCAATGCATGTTGTCTGTTATGTAGTATATATGTAATGAAACACGTGACTTTCTGCATACTGCATGTTTGCAAGACACCGTGGATGTGTTGATCGAGCCTTGAATAATGGgtcaatcaatattttttccTCCTCTCTTAAGGGTAAAGATGAACACATGAGTGAGAAAATAGATGAGTGGTTGAAACTGATGGCAGTTAggtacaaagaaaaaaagaggtaGATGTTTACTTGTACGAGGACGTGTTCGGTGTGGGAAAATACACGGGTTTGGGAAATTGATGGCAGCTAGGTACAAAGAAAAAGAGGTAGTTGTTTACTTGTACGTGGAAGTGGCATGTGAGTATTTTACTCTACTAACCACTACTTTCTTCATCTGATAATTAAGTAACTAAGCCGAATCAGTTGAAGTATGTGAAAACGATGTTATGAGATCGACAAAGCTTAATTAATTACGTCAAACAAGTCTTAATTTGAAGGAGATAGGTGATACTATAAACTCTGACGAACGTTTTGGTCTATTTCTAGGTTTTTATATGCTTTTGTGTCATATCAGATGATAAGTTTTGTTCGATTAATACatgatttcaattttaaaaggaCACAAGTCAACGACAATACATAGGAGGCCCTCATGCCCTGCCACCTAGATCCACGAAGCTCATGATATTCATGCATGCACCAAAAATAGACCATAAAGAAAACGGAGCATTCATTTAAAGAAAacaagttataaataaaattatttttaaaaatttgtttgtttttttataatttttttaatttctagaatattaattttttttcctatattttatatctttattcaattattatctTTCTAAAGTAATGAAATAGATTGAGAGATaaggaaaatataattttagaatgatagtgtaattaataaacttttttaaaaaaacgtgaattaattaaaaagattttagGCATGCACGTAGGGAGTAAGTTTCCGTAGTTGAGCCAAAAATTGGTTCTCATTGCTGATGAAATATGCAAGAGTCTACCTACCCAGACAAGAGGAGGGCGGTACGTACcacttgaataaaaaaaatccaaaaatggtTATGATTGTCGTATATTTAACGAGGGTTATTAATGGAAAATAAATCTCTGCATATTTTTGTTCGTTAATTTGTGATATTAAACATGAACATACAGTTTGGTGTGTTTATGAGCTAAACAACAAAAGGAATTTTTATACGAACAGGAAATCAAAAGGCTGGTTTCGAGGACCAGAGACCTCCACAACAAGGGAAAGGTAAAGGAAATTGATATTTCATTGATTATCTGCTTGGTTAGTACATGTTTATTTATAGTATTCCTTTGTAACAGAATTTGTAATCTTTTGTCTAaggaatattaatttgttatgcTTGCCTCCCACGATCCGACAAGCACCAAGCAAGAAAATACTAAGGATGTATTGTTGAATTTCCCATCTCACCCTTCAGACAAAGTCCATAAGGTAAGCGGGTTTCTTTACTACTCTCTTGGGCTTCTCTCCTATTTGCACCTGTGCTCACTACTAGAAAACAGGCTTTTGGTTCTTTGacccattctacatcggttatgaaGTGTCATCATAAGAGACGATGTTGAAAGTCTCGCGCCCTTCGATGTAGAATAgtgaacattctacatcggttgttagcaaaaactgatgtagaaagtaacacattctacatcgattattAACGACGACCCGATGTAGAATGTCGATTTTTCTTaaccattctacatcggttgtggctataaccgatgtaaaatacCTTCCTTTCTACATCGTTTGCTGCCTAACCCGTAATAGTATACTATatctttctacatcggttgttcTGATAACGGATGTAGAATGATGACCTTCTACATCATGTCTTTGTGCGCCGTAGTAGTTTACTAtaccattctacatcggtttttgccaataaccgatgtagaatggatACTTTCTACATCGTTTGTTGAGACAACCGTCGTAGATGTCatagcattctacatcggtttttgtttataaccgatgtagaattattaattttttttgtatgctttCTGTAGGTCATTGAAAAGATTCTATTACTGCTTCATATTTTAAGCACCAATTCTTTATCAACTTTTTAAACAACTACTTACTCAGCTAATCATTCACTtaaaatttggtcattttaaGACTTCATCTTACTTTATTTTTCTGTAGACTCTTCAATATGATTActgtacaataaaaaaaaataataacagtgATTGCATACAAAGACTAGTCAaagtaaaggaaaaaagaaacaaaagctaATCTTCACCTGTTTCAATATGCTTATAACCTATAGCTGTAAATGTTTTTGCTGCTTTAACAATTTCCTTCTGGAAGTCCTGGATCAGAAGATAGTTTTATGCACATCAATAAACAGAACCAGCATGAGAAGACAAatcatttaagataaatttcttTCACGAATGTTATATGACAACTACTACAACTGTGGTTCAGAAAGGCTGCACAGTCATGTTTAAGTTAACCCCACCCCCGGGTTAATTTATACATTCCCCATCTCTCACTACATCACTTAGGTAAAGCTGATAAATAAACCTTCCATATGTATTCCAAGAGATATAATGTTAAATGTAGGATATCAATGTTTGGGGGTAACAACGGCGGCAACAAGATAATCCGCACCCCTTCTTTTCCAAAACCCCTTTACAAACTGCCAGATCCAAACTTAACATGAAATGGATTTAAAAGTTGTTGCAAAAATAGGTAAGAAAAATGTGAGTCCATAAATCTGACAAGCACAATAATGCCACTCACCATGCATGAACATTGAatagactaaaaaaaatgtgagtCCATAAATCTAACAAGCACAATAATGCCACTCACCATGCATGAACATTGAATAGACTTCCCTAATAAGCACATAACATTCTATTTTTAGTCAATATGAAGTAGGAAATTCCTTGAAGCTCAAATTAAGGCAAAGCTCTTGCGTTTAATTCTCCCAAGTGCAAAAAAGATCTAAAagagcttttgtttttgaattttaagtATACTCATGGATCATCAACACatgttaaaaatacaaaaatatcaagtttttatttttaaaaaatattgtatcaaaagtataaaagttatttaattaaaaaaaattagaagagaaatTGTATTGGTACAAAAATTTCGTGATAAATGTTATGCAATAAAGAAAGATGAAAAGAGAGAATATAAAACAAGATGATTGACGTGATAAGAAAAAAGATACTCAGAGGTCCCTCTCATTAAATTGAATCATTGGGCTTGACTTCCTAACAGGCATTTATGTATGTTGAGCCTACTCACTCACTCCTCTTGTTAGCCCAATTAAACTTCACAGtggacaaatttaaaattaaaaaatctttgACCATTACTTCATCCAATAGAATCACAAGATACTCTGTTGGCAAAAGACGTGAATGTCCAGAACCTCCAGTGGGAGTTCGGAGGTAGCAACCAGTGAGGAAAATCTCTCTCCCTCGCTTCAGAATTCCATTCTGCAGTCCTGTCAAGTCATAGAATCTGCTGGACAAAATACAATACTTGTATTTTATGCAGATAGTTGAAATAAATGTAAGTCATTGGAAACTTTAAAATCTTTACCATAAGAAAAGTTGATTCGATGAACAATTAAATGCACATGCATTACAAAGAGAACTTTACAGCATGCGCGTTTTGCGGTGAGCCTGATGCGTTGAAGAAAACCCTGGGGCATGAAAGGCTCACACCAGTCATAGTTGCCATTCTCTGATTCTTCTCTGCTCTTGGGTTCTGCTTCTGTTTCTGTAGAGGGGGGTTTATGATGAGATCTAAGGAGTAGCTGTGGCTGGGGAGGATTTCTGTACACATATTTCTTATCCGTTTGCAACCAATTGTTGTCTACCAAGTACAGTATAAGATATATTTTTCTcagaaattatctttttaataataataataataaaaaacacagAGAGATAAATTATTGGTGTACTATTGGAGGAATCAAGGTTATTTATATTCAGGATCTTTCTACGGTAAGTCggtaactaattttttttaatccctatagCAACTCGAATGTTCTGTCCAACTATCTGAGTTATATCTTTCATATTCCAGTAAGTAAAGTGATGATAATACTATGTCGtgagaaataattatattaataataataataatatatttataagagaaaaaaaattatacttacaatgcataaatattatattttatattgtatatatttttaacttttaagaataaaaaacgtACAGTAAAAAGTTTACAACAATTTAGATAtgtttaattaaatgaattagattttcttgtatttttttatgtcttCTGAATGTTCTGATGTTATCAAAATTAATAGAATCAAATCCTAATCCAAATTAACAATAAGAAATTTCCATAGAAAGAATATTTACTTTTCCCTATCCTGTATTCGAAATTTTTTGTCCTGACATTTGCAAACTTTGTAATCTAGATAAGCCcattttgttccttttattCGTGTTCAGctatttttttcatgtattttactATGcatcaaattacaaaattgagTTTGACCTTGATTGATTTAATACAATTACCTGCGGTGTAGATAAACATCTATGATATTGGAACTCCAATAATCCCCTAATGTAAGCATGTGGATGTTTGTGCCTGCACATGATAAGCGTCAATCATTACAAAGCCAAAATAAAAACAGCCTTATCCAACTAAATAGGATTAGTTACATGAATCAAAGGATCTAGGAGCAAGTCTTTTTTTCCAGATTTCTCCTAAAGACCTAACCCAAATTACTTTCTACTGCACTTAATATGGGGTAACACGTCAAAACTGATGCTTATTTGTAAATAATGTCTTGATCTCCACCTCTCATCTCGCCCAagcattttataattataaccaaCCAAATAATAGTGTAGCTAAATAGAGAATCAAGAATGCAGAAGTTGAATTTAGCTTATGGAGAAACCAAatgcattttaaatattttcttctcttacaaGCGTTTATGGATGAGTTTATTCAAACAAGGCCTAAATCAAGCGCATGTGAAATTTCACATTCATTCCCCGTACTAAACCGTAttcaggaa
Proteins encoded in this window:
- the LOC114385174 gene encoding uncharacterized protein LOC114385174 isoform X3, whose translation is MCTEILPSHSYSLDLIINPPLQKQKQNPRAEKNQRMATMTGVSLSCPRVFFNASGSPQNAHAYCILSSRFYDLTGLQNGILKRGREIFLTGCYLRTPTGGSGHSRLLPTEYLVILLDEDFQKEIVKAAKTFTAIGYKHIETGNFCSVPMLMSMHY
- the LOC114385174 gene encoding uncharacterized protein LOC114385174 isoform X2 codes for the protein MFIYTAETEAEPKSREESENGNYDWCEPFMPQGFLQRIRLTAKRACCKVLFYCILSSRFYDLTGLQNGILKRGREIFLTGCYLRTPTGGSGHSRLLPTEYLVILLDEDFQKEIVKAAKTFTAIGYKHIETDSSAGKEDSNAYSAKSQIKSFRLMYCCFFWACFLIYAPPVD
- the LOC114385174 gene encoding uncharacterized protein LOC114385174 isoform X4, with product MFIYTAETEAEPKSREESENGNYDWCEPFMPQGFLQRIRLTAKRACCKVLFYCILSSRFYDLTGLQNGILKRGREIFLTGCYLRTPTGGSGHSRLLPTEYLVILLDEDFQKEIVKAAKTFTAIGYKHIETGNFCSVPMLMSMHY